The Musa acuminata AAA Group cultivar baxijiao chromosome BXJ2-2, Cavendish_Baxijiao_AAA, whole genome shotgun sequence genome contains the following window.
TAACATCACACTCGCACCAAAGAATTTGccaaactattttgtttgaatccGTATTCCACCTCCATGCATGAAAACACAGCTATGTCCTGAAATTAACGATCTTCTGTTTTCAGTTTGTATTGTGTTAATACTAATCAGTTGAGACCtaattgtcctctgacttgtgatGAAAGTTCATCAACTTAAAATTTCCTCAAGTAAAAGGCTTACTAATGAAATCTCTTACCAACGTTTGTTGATTAGTTTTGACATGCTGCAGACACCATGTTTCTTGGTTCTCATTCCTTAGATTTCAGGTTTGCCATAGATCTGGGAAAGGTTAGTGTAAATTTGGTTGAACATGTTGTACACCTGCGTTGCCCTTGTTAACACTTTCGGTTGAGTGGTTTAAGTTTTTTCTAATTTCTTGTGTATTGCAAAATGTTCCAACCTGCTTAGATTCTCCCAAGTCTTCTCAGAAATTTTTGGATTCCATTACTATACATCTTTCTGTACTAATAATACCCAATAATATGCTCCCTGGAGTTAGTAATCATCCCTAGGTGGTTGTCGTCATCTTTTTCACAAAAGCGTGATGTGCTATTCGGCAGGAAGCCGCAAGAAAGGCACCCTTATAAAACATGTGTATTTGAAATTTGATTTCCTTCGACTGTGGATACTGTCATCGCTCTATTGTTGGCTAAGATATCTAGTGATATGTCCACAGGTTGCGTGTACAACTAGGGGTGAACATGCCGGCGCAAGCTAGTTGGAAGCTTCTTCACGGTGAAGGGCTTGATACAACGGAACTGGATCCGGCTGACGTCTATGATGTAGTTCTCTATTTTGGAATCATAGACATATTGCAGGAGTACAACATGAACAAGAAAATCGAGCATGTGTGCAAATCACTCAAGTTGGACCCAGTATCTATCTCTGCTGTTGAGCCAAAGATGTATAAAAAGCGGTTCATCCGTTTCCTGGAGAAAGTTTTCCCTGAACAGACAGTTTGAAGGCACAAAAGTCTTTCTTTGGCCGACAGTGTTTCACAAAAGCCTTGGCTTTTGCCCACCGTTGGATGGATGATGCTTGGGCAAAATGGGATATAGTTTTTTGATGGGATAGGTATTGGCCAATAGATTGTTTCTTTTTAATTTCCTATTGACTGTATGCAACTTACAGGCATGACAAAATAGTTCCGTAGTTGGACTGTTAGAGTCGATAACAAGTTGTCGTCGATCGAGGGAGTTCTCCTGGATACAAAGTTGCTTGTGGATTTGGATTACTGGATATCCTAACCTGCCTGGGTGGAATCGGTAgggattgtgtgtgtgtgttttgtgtcAGTGGGACTGCGTTGAAGATGAACGGTGGCCTGTTCTTTAGCCGTTGAAAGCTACACTTCTCTGTGGATGTATGGATGCTGCTACCGTTGCGTGCGCAtaatcaagatatgtatatatatatatatatatatatatatatatatatatatatatatatatatatatatatatatatatatgtgtgtgtgtgtgtgtggaaaaTGACGGATGTATGGAAATCCACCATGTCTGCACTGCTGTACTTGCCTGAGTCGAACTGTCGATTCGATGATAGGAGTTGCGCCCTTCTTCCACAAAAGTCcctatgcagagagagagagagagagagaaaaggcttCCTCCACATAAATTTAGAATAATATTAAAGTACGATGAATTATTAATCTTTTGTTAAATAGCGGGGGTAAATATGTTATTTTGGTGTTAGGCGAAGGGTAGACTTACGAAAACATTGTTTTCTATTTTCCGGTGGCGACGTGAGGGAGCACGCTTATCCGCTCGTGTCCGTCGCCGTACTCGGCGCCACAAGCTCCCACCCCCTCCCTGCTGCCCGACTCCATGGCGATGGCTTCTTCCCACCTCGCTCCCCCCTCCGCCTCGCTCCCGGCCCCAAGAAGCCTCCACCTCGTCCGCCCCCAGCTCCCCTTCCCATCCTCCTCGAGGTGGCCCAGGAAGACGGGGGCCGCCGATCCGCCTGAGGTCGCCTCGCTGCGATGGCGCGCCGGTGTCTCCTTCTTCCCCTCCTTCCTCAAGAAGAAGGCCAGGTCCCCGGAGGAGATCAAGGAAGAGTTGCTCGAGGCGATTGCGCCTCTCGATCGAGGCGCCGACGCCACGCCCGACGACCAAGAAAGGATCGATCAGGTCGTTCCCCATCTTGTACTGTTTGTTATAGGACGATTTTGAAAGGTTGAAGTTGATTCATGTTTGCATAGGAGCTTATCGTAGCTAATCTATTTAGCGAGTTGGAATTAGCATGCTTCTTCTTCATTGCTTTTCGTATGCTACGGTCTAAAATGGGTCATATGTAGTTGTCTGCTGCCTTTAACATCCTGTCCCGATCGTTTGTGATGGTTAGATTGCACGTGAACTAGAAGCAGTGAACACGGTTAAGGAGCCTTTCAAATCGGATCTAATTAATGGAAAATGGGAGCTCATCTATACTACTTCGAGATCAATTCTGCAAGTCCAGGTcacttctttctcttgttttcttaAGTTGGCTTATCGCGCCAGCTTAGTTTCTCCTGTAGAACTTGGTCCCTAGTTGCTTCTGTCTGTTTGTTGACTTTGTTATTACTCCTTGTTTTATTTCTCCTTTTGTATCCTATTTATCATGTTTTGCACACTAAACATTGGTTTGGGTGGATTGTTTTGTTTTTATATAATGCAAATGCATGCGTACGATAATGCATTTTTCTAATTTTCTGGAAACATATCCCATTAGTTATACTGTTTCACTGAAATTTGTAATCGTAGgtgtttttccttttgctttttaCGTCCTAGTTAACTGCAACGTGTGGTATTGTTTATGAGATCATCGGAGCATTATTCACGGTGAGTTATTTGATTCAGAGACCAAAATTTCTACGGCCCAATGGAGAGATCTACCAGGCAATTAATGCCGACACGCTACGAGCTCAAAATATGGAAACCTGGCCTTATTTTAACCAGGTGATTCTTTGGTCAAATGCATGCTTGGAAGATGGTTATTGTTCTTTCTTATTGTCTATCTCATTCCCATAGCTGAATAACATAAAATTCCTCTTTACTGACTTCTATCAGTTTTTTGTTTCCTTGAAATTGCAAGAAAGAATGACTGACAGGAGATAGAAACCGCCATGATTTATTAGGATCTGTGGTCTTTGGCACAAGTTGTAGTACATTTCAATGGTACCTAGATATTCTGTGAGAATAATGTGTAACATTACTGATACTGAGGGTCATAGGTTTCGAGTCAGTACTTTCTCTGTTTTCATGTATCTGCAACAGTATTCTTGTCAGTGATGAGTTCAAGATTGCCATATTTGTTATTAATCGGTAGCACTGTACAAGGACATGGTACATGATATTCTTGTCATTTATCAAAGGAAGCAATATGGCGTACTAACAATTTGGATTGTAATCGACATTGGGCATGAGCAGCACCAGATATTGCTTGCTATAGCATGTTGAGCATTCCCATAATTTAGAGAGTTGTGGCCGACATACTAAAATACAGTAGTGTAGCTACATATGTTCAATTTTACTTTGCACTTCTTCATAAGCATAAAGTCAAAACTATTCTGTTTTACTAAACCTGATGAACTTGTCCGGTCACAGTTCATGGTAATTTATCTGtaacatgaaagatgattcatcctAAAGCATACTTGAAACGAAATGATCTTGTTTGTTTCTGTTCTTGAGCATGAGGATGGTTACCATCACCACTGTAAAAGGAAAGAAGTATATTACCACAACATGAATATCTGCAGATACGGTGCTATACTGACTTGATTATGAAGACCAAAGTTGCATAGTAAAATATATATATCTCCCTTTTGTTCTTCTCAGTACAAGTTTATTTATTGCTAACTTTCCTAATGTGCATGGTCAATTTGAtctcattgaaaaattaaaagtGGTAATCATTGGACAGAGTTGCAAATTTTGCTAGGCAGTTCTTTTCGAGCATCCTGTTAAAATGGACTCTTTAGGTCTTAGGATTTCAGTGATGGGACAAGTTTAACTTATATTGATTCTTTACTTTGTTAACAAAGACAGTAAAATTGGTATCTATATTACTCTTTTATGGTCACTTTCTTAATTTTTTAACTCTTTGCCACGTGCATGTCTTTTCTCTAATCAAATTACACTTTTGCAGGTAACAGCGAACTTAGTTCCCCTAAATGCCAAAAGGGTGAACGTTCAGTTTGATACCTTCAAAATATTTGGTTTGGTGAGTAAAATTATTCATCCTATTTATGTTTTCTAAAAAGGGTCTAGGATTTTAAGATTTATCCGGTGTCGATTTGATGGATGGTTGATTAAAATTGGGATTTGTCGAGGCTAATCCCAATTTGGCCACACAAAGTCCATCAGATTTGCAAATAGTTTGGATTGGTTGATGTGTGCTGAAATTGGCTGGACCAATTGATTTGATGGACATGGAAAAGGATTTTGTTTTAACGTTTTGGTTGTGTTGAAGAATGGAAAATTTAGCATTTGTGACCTTTTGGTGATTTTTaacatatgtaaaatataaatATGACTTTCACAGTTCCTAATTCTTTTCActgtaatttttttctctttctatttttagTTTCAATTCTCTATTTGGTCGAAACACCAATTTCTGATCATCAGATCATTTGTTCTATCTATTATCatgacgaatcggattttctagatGGCCGATCTGAAGCTTGACTTTTTTAACCTTAAATTCCTTGTTGCTTCTGATGATCTGTTATTATTCTATGATGTTTTGTTTTCATATGAATAGTGTGTATTTTTTATGGTTCGCCTGCTTATCCACCTACTACCCTACGACAGTTTTAGATAGTGTTGCAAAACAATATAGATTTGAAAGCATAGTGTTTACTGGGTGTAACTGCTGTTACAATACGAAATATGTTTTGGTAGGAAAGACCAAAATTTCTGCCAGTTTTGAGAAGGTTAGGAAGTTCTTTTGTGTAATGTGTTCGCTGCTCTTCGGTTCATTTGGTTATCTCCATGCGTTATAGGGAAAATAGAATCCGCTGACTGCATGCCAGTGGATCAAATTGTGATTTCTAATCCTTGCACAACACAATTGTagtgtggtttttttttttttttttttgcacttgGAGGGATGTTTTGGAGTCATCTGGTAGTGTGTAGCAATGCtagatttcatgaactttttcaaGCTTAATTTTTGTCATCTCAAAATAATGCTAGCCATAAATAAGCGAGTCACAATAATATCAAACAGATTTTCCTTTCGATTGTTAGCATAACTTTGTTCATGAGATACTGACACTCATATATCTTGTCACTCTACTCGTCACAGATACCAATAAAAGCACCTGGAAGAGGCCGTGGTGAACTGGAAATTACTTACTTGGACGAAGAGATTCGGTAAGTTTATCTTGCATGGTGAATACTGGTAACAATCTCTCAAGcttaaagataaatatcctagctTCGGTGCTAGATCAGTTCTCAGTTAACTTATCGGGGGAATCGAGAAATAATGAGTCATCACCATAAAATTTGCTGCTTCATTGTATGTTACATAACCATATTTATTAGCAGAATCGGTCCATGCTCAAAACATTTTTACACGTTAATTGTGTATTCCCTCCAAGTCATAAGAACATGCCTAAATATATGATCGATGGTCTGTGTTAGAATCATCTGATTAGAAGTGAGCATGAATGGGCtgctcatgatgaaatattaacagTTATATATTCTGCATGTGAAGTACAAGATTTTAGATGTGTAATATTTGGAACTCCTCACTGTATATTGTGTATCATCGGAACTTACTACATGTAAAACACATCAGAGTATAATCAAGAACAAGTGCATACAAAAGGTTTTGCATTTTGGATGAAGAAGATTTAAGGTCGCCTGAGAAATTTGGGATGTGCGATCGATTAAACATTCGAACGCTAGCTGCTACCGTAATGTGCATTAGAATATATCACGTTAAAGGCACTAGATTGAGATAACTATGTTGAGTATGAGGAATTTGTCTTCTTCATTCAAACTTAAATGCTGTGTTGCAAGCATTCATGCTTTCTGTGGTTTGCAGGATTTCCAGGGGTGACAAGGGGAACTTGTTCATACTAAAAATGGTGGATCCATCATATAGAGTCCCAGTTCGAGGGTGACATGCATGCAGTAATTCCCACAGTTGCAGTATTTGGGTTCCTGTAccatctcctcttcctcccctcGACAAGTTTCTGACAAGGATTTCCTCCCAATATTTCTTCTAAGAAGACGCATGTATTGTGAGTAGTCCTTGTAAatctaaagaaattaaaaagTAAGAAAAGTCAATGCCTGTGCACTCCTTGTCATAtggcattttaatttttatggTTGGGGAACAAGTCATGACTGATTTCTTCCACTTGTGCGTATAAATCCGTCGATGCCTGCTTGCTGTGAATTCAGCTAAGGTTGGTCTTGTGCTCGGCTGGTCACGCAGGAAAACAATGGATCTGCTCTGACACCACAGTAAAATgatgatgggggggggggggggtgatcaCTAATGCAGAAAAGTTTATGCTACTCTTACAGAACCTACAAGGAAAAAGGTTTTCCTTTGGGATCTCATCGACTCCGATGTCTTTCACCTGTCCAGAAATGGATAATTCTTGGCAGAATTTTAACCTTCTTCTTGACATGTTCTTTgccattatttttattattctatacTTGTGATAACTTAATTTACATATACATAATATTATGTTGAGAGGTGGATCAAACTCAATATATATCGCTCGATCGGTTGGTCGCATGCGtattgataaggcatattttgggtccaagataCATCACGGTCGATGCCACATGTCAGGTCAGAATCTATACCAAGGCGTTGCTCGGCATATCTTGTCCCGAAAATCCAGGGAAGACGTCGCCCCCAAGACACGTCAAGTCAAAATCCGTACCAAGGCACTGTTTGACATGTCCATCACGCCAACCCGCGTACAATTGACCCTCGTATAGTAGTGTAAAGACTTTTGGCCGGCATCCGACTCAAGAGAGGGGGGCAAAAAACAATTGAACCCACCACTAACTTGCttttcggaggggccaaagtcggggatcacccgacgaaggccatttttacAGGAAGGCAGCCTAACCTCGGGAGTCGCGGATTGGCACCCCCGTGGCGAGTCATCGACCAAACCACCCCTCGACTCGAGGATCTAGTCGGCTCCGACAACCAACTCAACCGGCAGgaggctcccgacattgacccgtggattaagccgtgctgactcatcagccgtgGCACATTCGTTCCccaacattttggcactagaatgAGGGTCATGTCATAGGAGCATCTCGCAGGAGCTCTCCTCGAAGGAGAACCGTCGACCGGTCACCCCTTCGCCGAGACTGGAGATCAGTCCCTCCCCCTCCCTAGAGACAGGGGGATCACGGCCTCGACGCCAGATTGCTACTGGCGCCTGTTTAATGACCCGGGGTTGTCACCCCCCGGACTTACCACAGGACCCTTGGTTGTATCGCCCAAGGCATTCCTCAACCTGACCAAGCAAGTGCAGGCAATGGCAGGGATGATGCAGATGCTCGTTCCACTCATTCCCCAGATCGTTCGACTAGCAGCTCGATCCCCTGACTCGACCTGACAAAAACCGAGTAGGGAGCAGGTCGGGACGGGAGAAGCCCAAGATCAAACGATGGACCCAAGAGGTCCgccgagcagagcatacccgcaccttGTCGAATCATACCACCCTGCtccgagcctgacaccatatcgtctGACTCAGCGGACGACTCGTTCGGGATCCAgctgtcccgggtcaaccaacgcctggATGAGTTCCAGTGTGAATTCCAGAAGTCACGGAGCGAGTCGAACGAAGGCGGCTCGGGTGGTTTCCCTTTTACTCAGGAAAAACATGACAAGCCTATACCCCTCAACTTCATGTTGTCGGCATTAGAGACATACGACGATAGCTTTGACCCTGCGGAGCATGTCGCGGCATTTTGGGCTCAAATGGCCCTCTACGGCACCTCTGACGCCCTGATGTGTCGGGCGTTCCTGACCACCTTCAGAGGACTAGCGTTTCTGATGGGCTTTAAGCCTTCAAGGTTCTTATGGTCGCTGATCGAGAAGCCGCCAgtaaccatccccgagatgctccagcgcgccaaccagtacatcgcCGCCAAAGCTCTAGTGGCGGGAAAGTGCATGGACAGCAAGAGGCCAAGGGTGGAACAATCCCGGGGAACTACCTCAACAGCCCCGGTGCAACCCCGCCAGAGGCTCGACTGACAAGAGCTACTGCTCCTGAGGCCCCCACCTCTCCTTCTGAACACGTTCCACCGGGACTACGGCCATGATGCGGAAGATTGCcatgacctccagaatcaaatcgaGGACTTGATTCGAAATGGTCACCTCGGGCACTGTCTCAAAGAACCCCAAGCAACTCCACGTCCCAAGGGACCCCTCGAAAGATGCCTCGTCATCCAAAATCTCCCGCCACCAGTCGCTCGGGACAAGAGGTCTCCCACCAGAGTGTGACAAGGCGTCGGCCCAGCTCctacccgagtcgctccagatcgctcccaacTTGCAACCCGCcgacaccaaaacctgagcctgagTTCAATCACTCGGCTCATAGGTCCAGCTCCTACTCGGGTCGCTATAGATCGCTCCTGACTTGCCacccgccggcaccaaaacctgagcccgagttcagtcactcagcccacaggtccaatcctgcccgagtcgctctagatcgcccccgacttgcgactcgccggcaccaagcttgagcccgagtatagtcactcagcccacaggtccaatccttcccgagtcgctctagatcgcgCCTAACTTATGACTCGCCTGCACCAGGCCTAAGCCCGGGATTAATCCCTCGACCCACAGTTCTAatcttgcccgggtcgctccagatcgctctcgacttgcgacccgtcggcCCCAAAACCTGAGCCTGAGTATAGTCACTCagcccacaggtccaatcctgCTCGAGTCGCTCCACAtcgcccccgacttgcgactcgctggcACCAGGCCTGAGCCCGGGATTAATCCCTCAGCCCACAGTTCCAATCTTGCCCGGGTCACTCTAGATCGCTCCCAACTTGCGACCCGTCGGCCCCAAAACCTATGCTCGAGCTTGGTCACTCGGCCCATAGGTTCAGATCCTGCCCGGGTGCTCCAGCTCGATCTCGACTTTCGACTCACTCCATTGCGATCCTCGACTTGTGACTCGtcgatcctcgacttgcgactcgctccaTCGTGATCCACAACTTGGGACTCGTCGACCCCAATTCGGAGCCGCGCCAAACCAGTTATCCGACTTACGATACGTCGGTCTCGCCTTATCTGGCCCCAAACGCCTAATCGCCAAAGTCAATCCTTCCTGAGGCATGGGGCACTGCCCCTCCAAACCGCCCCACGATGAACAAATCCAAGTTCCACCCACAAGCAATCAACACAATTGCAGCGGTCCGACCCAAGCATGCCTCTCGGCCCTTCAGGGACCCCACGACATGCCTtgacgaggggggggggggagggcggagaagtgatagggcatattttgggtccaagacacgTCACAGCCAATGCCACACGTCAGatcagaatccgtaccaaggcgCTGCTCGACACGTCTCGTCCTGGGAATCCCGGGATGGCGCCGCCCCCAAGACAcaccaagtcagaatccgtaccaaggcaatgtttggcacgtccaccacgccaaccctcgtacagtagtataaagacCTTTGGCCGGCATCCGGCCGAGGAGAGGGGGGCAAAAAACAATTGAACCCATCATTGACTTGCTCATCGGAGGAGCCAAAgtcggggatcacccgacgaaTGCCATTTTTGCATGAAGGCAGCCCATCCTCGAGAGTCGCAGACCGACGCCCTTGTGGCGAGTCATCGGCCAACCCACCCCTCGACTCGAGGATCTAGTCGGCTCCGATGACCAGCTCAGTCGACAGgaggctcccgacattgacccgtgaACCAAGTCGTGCTGACTCATCGGGCGATGACACGCTCATTCCCCAACACGTATAATAGCGATTCGATGGTCCGGCCTTCCAGATTCTTTCCGCCGGTGGTGGTGTTGGTGGCGGTGGTGTCGTCAAAGGGGACAAAAGTCTCCCAGGATCCTCTGCTGCTGCTGGCCCCACAATAACTCCTCCCTCAAATGTTTCGTGCCACCCTCCCCTGCGGTATCGCTTTCAAGGACGGTCCTCTAGTTTCCTGTGTCGTCAACCTCCTCCGCTCTCGCTCGGATGagtgggagagggagagggagagggagagatgtTCGAGTCGTTGTCTGCGGTGGAAGGAGATTCTGTGCTAGATTGCGTGCCGGAGGTTGGTCTGCAGCAGTGGGTCGAGTGGTTGGTGGCAAAGGCTGAGTCGACCTGTTGCTGTCTCCTGCGCCACCGAGCCcggttcttcttcttattcttctcggTGATTGTGGTTGAGAGGAAGAGAAGCGATGACCAGCTTCCGATGGAGCCATTAATCTCTAGGCAAAGTGGGTGCCGGTGATGCTTCCTGAGAGGTGGATCATTCGCGTCACGTCATCGCTGTCGGGTCTCCGTGGATAAACACGCGAAAGTAATTTTCCATGAAGAAGGAGAGAGCAGGCGATGCGAGTGCAGTTCCCGGTCATGTCTGTCTGCTGCTGTTCATGGCAGGGACGACCGAGGCCGTGAAAGGACACGAACGCCCATGAACTGTATGTACATCCCCTCACTCGAACTAAACTTTGCTGGTCGCATGTCGCGCTTCTTTTCCTaccaaattaattaattaactaaTTTATTATTTGATAGAATTATCTCTAACAATGTAGTAAAAACCTTATATTtacctctttattgtttgttatcCATGTATGAGAGAGATGATATATAATCTAGTCGATTCACtaaaaaaaatgtttttattttattttattttattttattttttatttactattcACAATTCTTtactaattataatataatataattttactatttatagtccGATCTTACCTTTCCGCAACCTCTAATTTCATTCGCTTGTGGAATGAGTATTTGATGATTTATTATGTTTATTTGCAAAGGAGGAAGAATAAGAAAGATACTTTTCGTAGGTAAATCGTCCGATAATAGTTATTTGCAGGTAAAGAGGACAACCTAAATCAGTAACATTATCATTGATTCATGCGTAACACTATCATCGATTCGTAGATGGATCAAAGCGACAACAATTCACAAGAACACCGGCGAGACACATAAACGGGCGGCTCCGTACGACCACCGGCCACATCTGCATGCACACCGAGTATTTCATGGGACGGGCAAAGAGAGCAGATTCATTAGATCGATACCTTTTGGACGGACAAAGAGTTGGGACTCATAAGAGGACCCCATCCCAACAAGCTTTCTTATCACATCAATCCCTTTAATAATTGTGGAGgaaaagaagaaaggaaaggTCTTCCCAACCAAGTCACCAACTCCGAAGCTTCACCGCATGGATTGCGTGCAATGCAAATCTCGTGCTCCTAATTTGCCTCTCGTCATCGATATGGCATCTTAATACATGTATTTTCTATGCGTACGTATTGTATGCATGGCCGTATCGACTGTGTAACAATGAAAACACGTTGCTGAGATGAGAAGATGAGACAGGAAGATAAATAACAACTGGAATCCCGTCTTCCTTTCTTTGGCCTCCTTGCTTTTAGAAACCATATAGTAGATGTAAATATTAGCAgtttatgagagagagagagagagagagagagagagagaacgagttTTAGTGCCGATCAAAACATGAAGATTAACGCCAGCTGAAGGGGCATTAGAATCAGAGAGAAATACCTAAGAATGTGGAGAATGTGAAGCAGGTTCAGGAAGAAAGTTGTAATAAAATGTGGAGAATGGCACACAAAGAAAACTGACCTAAAAGCTATTGCTTAGGGAAGCAGAGAGGCAACATGCAGGGGAGTATGATTGAGCCACAAAGCCAAGAGACCGATGCAGGGGGAGAGAAGGAAGGTAGAAAGAAGGGAACAGGTGAAGCTGGAAAGCACAAGGAAGGTGTTGTGACTGTGGATGGGGGGTGGTGGtggagcccctttttccccctatgGAGGCTGCAAGAATCCAAATGGGATCaagaagcctctctctctctctctctctctccaactaCAAATACCACCCCCTCCCTCCTTTCTCTCACTCCTTCTCAGCCTGCCTCTGTCTCTTCCAAGAAGCACAAACCGGCACAATCTATCTATCCCATCCTTCCCAACTCTCAAGGAAAGGATACCTTGGACTGCGAGTGCCGTCCTTTTTTGAGGTAAATATATTTCCGACTGGTCTCAGTTCAATCGCCTCCGCTCTCGACTTCCTCTCCCATGCTTCGAGCTATACGCGCTCCTTTGCTCCTTCGTTCTCAGTGTACCACATAGTACAAGGAGGATGTCGGTGGCTGTCATGCAAAGCTCATCGACTACCTTCCTCCTGAGGCGGTCTCGCAGCTTGTTGAGCCAGGAAAGCCTCGAGATCTGCACCGAGAACCTCGGCTCCGAGACGGGCTCCGAATACTTCTCCTTCATGGATGACCTCGACTAC
Protein-coding sequences here:
- the LOC103976679 gene encoding probable plastid-lipid-associated protein 4, chloroplastic, which encodes MAMASSHLAPPSASLPAPRSLHLVRPQLPFPSSSRWPRKTGAADPPEVASLRWRAGVSFFPSFLKKKARSPEEIKEELLEAIAPLDRGADATPDDQERIDQIARELEAVNTVKEPFKSDLINGKWELIYTTSRSILQVQRPKFLRPNGEIYQAINADTLRAQNMETWPYFNQVTANLVPLNAKRVNVQFDTFKIFGLIPIKAPGRGRGELEITYLDEEIRISRGDKGNLFILKMVDPSYRVPVRG